One Ahaetulla prasina isolate Xishuangbanna chromosome 1, ASM2864084v1, whole genome shotgun sequence DNA window includes the following coding sequences:
- the CDAN1 gene encoding codanin-1 isoform X3 gives MAAALELLLRDEVAAGEVVRWLKSSQRCAEEKKPGEMNLVSTCSPSDQLNLHDLEEFPPMSAAGKINKTKPSRRINPTPVSTERTLSKPKMCFTSTPVGNSQVQSGASSENLNDSQDMNLTSITGSLQEEREMLKKERSKLLHHTSSSISLSLDSGMPTKSNVGWNVYFQTENQSVASADVNKVTYRKQLEHLAELYSICIAENLVPNIFSELFFVLQLLTAKGTSFAEDRESNMGFMEQNADLIERQHFHSIHNCVYFAVQVLDYQFEIVSHLEKGTLKLLAENDRIASFSLGLHERLMAAYENTTAKVSLWLPSCVQSVSFQPETDNRSNFSSDKAFHIFKKQRDIFYELLREWEDNFEKTGWDFEKCLGDRIRIMMAHLSAACNYSHFARLFQKQLLQMCKGSVGGGTSWGDTPDQDVLNMLGPDNLNRLKRLQERFLVPQSIRGPCPPPSFPGCQQFFRDFILSAGSYRFNQHLVDSLCLQILELDSFALVEHETNDGEAMSEQDEKKHFASVLLSLRLLAKFVGFLVFLPYRTSEPATGDLLESAITLRNHAHPVLDIFKLLRQSIQKRCMVLTVPWVVEFLSLMDYIAPFLNYYEKIFSLLLQLYRYLLLSEDKKMCFLNKLLILAVLGWLFQVPTVPENLFFAGEVRSEELSLESVTTVQDLDSVPLVDQQLLYTCCPYLGELRKLLSSFVLGSGGKNGGYIRKITPTATEVLAPKPSLTQQKLQADLEQAFFHNQSPSLRRTVEFVAERIGSNCVKHIKATLVAELVKRAEVILQDAMKAEDGNHDKLLDAVCSQLYQEGAQALIQGKEFCRKKAPEAVKILLPEETSAAVLNCAANIAVGLTIEKACSWLSTNIAALIKREVKATFSRMLKVQMLSQASANEITLRKKDCPPNCHHQTAFPSQIISEIKDLLCVAIGPREENEEIQFADLESLLGRVSQTLQCRKFICPASEQQLAKCTIELASLLVSDRVPIQELNFTSPKMPEQQQSKYHLISSLLKSLLSIWKDNFQAPVPLHLMFSQKNITYLAGNKDHEWGLFLFMLHGLVEHGLMTSTEIEDGLHDLQKQTWPLDFSKELEAVLRLFISKTHTTEPKTFACDLGSQPRETVAAQS, from the exons CAAAACCAAACCATCAAGAAGAATAAATCCTACTCCTGTGAGTACTGAGAGAActctgtccaagcccaaaatgtgCTTCACTTCTACACCTGTTGGCAACTCTCAAGTTCAGTCTGGAGCAAGTTCTGAGAACCTTAATGATTCTCAGGACATGAATTTAACTTCTATTACAGGAAGCCTtcaggaagaaagagagatgttGAAGAAAGAAAG ATCTAAATTATTGCATCACACGTCTTCCTCTATAAGTTTATCTCTGGATTCTGGCATGCCTACCAAATCTAATGTTGGTTGGAATGTATATTTCCAAACTGAAAACCAGTCGGTAGCCTCAGCTGATGTCAACAAAGTGACTTACAGAAAACAGCTGGAACACTTAGCTGAGCTTTATTCCATTTGCATAGCAG aaaacctCGTGCCAAATATCTTCTCAGAGCTTTTCTTTGTATTGCAGCTGCTAACAGCAAAGGGAACTTCCTTTGCAGAAGATAGGGAGAGTAACATGGGATTTATGGAACAGAACGCAG ATTTGATTGAGAGGCAGCACTTTCACAGTATACACAACTGTGTTTACTTTGCTGTGCAAGTTTTGGATTATCAGTTTGA AATTGTTTCTCATTTAGAGAAAGGGACGCTGAAGCTCCTGGCTGAGAATGACCGAATTGCATCTTTTTCCCTTGGTTTGCATGAGAGGCTAATGGCAGCCTATGAAAACACAACAGCAAAG GTTTCCCTCTGGTTGCCTTCATGTGTGCAGTCAGTTTCTTTTCAACCAGAAACTGACAATCGATCTAACTTTTCCAGTGATAAGGCATTTCATATATTCAAGAAACAAAG AGATATTTTCTATGAATTGCTGCGTGAATGGGAAGATAACTTCGAAAAAACAGGTTGGGATTTTGAAAAATGTCTAGGAGATAGGATCAG aATTATGATGGCACATCTTTCAGCAGCTTGTAACTATAGTCACTTTGCCCGGCTCTTTCAGAAACAGCTTCTTCAG ATGTGTAAAGGATCAGTTGGTGGAGGCACAAGTTGGGGAGACACTCCAGACCAGGATGTCCTTAACATGTTAGGTCCAGATAATCTGAACCGGCTGAAGAGGCTGCAAGAGAGATTTCTTGTTCCTCAGAGCATCAGAGGACCttgtcctcctccttctttcccaggATGCCAACAGTTTTTCAGGGACTTCATCCTCAGTGCAGGGAG CTACCGATTTAATCAACACCTGGTAGACAGTTTGTGCCTGCAGATACTTGAACTGGACAGCTTTGCCTTGGTGGAACATGAAACCAATGATGGAGAAGCAATGAGCGAACAG GATGAAAAGAAGCATTTTGCCAGCGTTCTTTTGAGCCTTCGACTCCTGGCTAAGTTTGTGGGATTCCTTGTCTTTCTGCCGTATCGCACATCAGAACCAGCAACTGGAGATCTCTTGGAGTCAGCAATCACATTAAGGAACCAT GCCCATCCTGTGCTGGATATTTTCAAGTTGTTAAGACAGTCCATTCAGAAACGATGTATGGTCCTGACTGTACCGTGGGTGGTTGAATTCCTTTCTCTCATGGATTATATTGCCCCATTTCTTAACTACTATGAGAAAATATTTTCTCTGCTGTTGCAGCTATACAG GTATCTGCTACTTTCTGAAGATAAAAAGATGTGCTTCCTGAATAAGCTACTGATCCTCGCAGTTTTGGGATGGCTTTTTCAA GTACCGACTGTTCCAGAAAACTTGTTCTTTGCTGGTGAAGTGAGATCGGAAGAATTGTCTTTGGAATCCGTGACCACAGTTCAGGATCTG GATTCTGTGCCTTTGGTTGATCAACAGTTGCTTTATACCTGTTGTCCTTACCTTG GTGAGTTGAGGAAATTATTGTCTTCTTTTGTGTTGGGAAGTGGAGGAAAAAATGGTGGCTATATAAGAAAAATAACCCCAACTGCTACAGAGGTCTTAGCTCCAAAGCCTTCCCTGACTCAGCAAAAACTTCAG GCAGATCTGGAACAAGCTTTCTTTCACAATCAGTCCCCATCTCTGCGGAGaacagtagaatttgtggcagaGAGAATTGGATCGAATTGTGTCAAGCATATCAA GGCAACCCTGGTAGCAGAGCTGGTGAAAAGAGCTGAAGTCATTTTGCAAGATGCTATGAAGGCAGAAGATGGCAATCACGACAAATTATTGGATGCAGTATGTTCGCAATTGTATCAAGAAGGAGCACAAGCTCTTATCCAAGGCAAAGA ATTTTGTAGGAAGAAGGCCCCTGAGGCTGTGAAAATCCTGCTGCCGGAAGAGACCTCTGCGGCT GTTTTGAACTGTGCAGCAAATATTGCAGTCGGACTGACTATCGAGAAGGCCTGCAGTTGGCTTTCTACAAATATTGCAG CCCTGATCAAAAGAGAAGTAAAAGCTACCTTTAGTCGCATGCTAAAAGTTCAGATGCTTTCCCAGGCCAGTGCCAATGAAATTACACTGAGGAAGAAGGACTGCCCTCCAAATTGCCACCATCAAACAGCATTCCCTTCTCAGATAATCAGTGAAATAAAG GATCTGCTCTGTGTTGCTATAGGCCcaagagaagaaaatgaagaaatccagtttgctgACTTGGAAAGCTTGTTGGGAAGGGTGAGCCAGACACTTCAATGCAGAAAG TTCATCTGCCCAGCATCAGAGCAACAGCTGGCTAAGTGCACCATTGAGCTGGCGTCACTGCTAG TTTCAGATCGTGTTCCAATCCAGGAGCTGAACTTTACATCTCCCAAAATGCCAGAACAGCAGCAATCGAAATACCACCTTATCTCCAGTCTCCTGAAATCTCTTCTGTCCATCTGGAAAGATAATTTTCAGGCACCTGTACCATTACACCTGATGTTCAGTCAAAAAAACATCACCTATCTTGCAGGCAATAAAGATCATGAG TGGGGCTTGTTTTTATTCATGCTTCATGGCCTTGTTGAGCACGGATTGATGACAAGTACAGAGATAGAGGACGGTTTGCATGACCTCCAGAAGCAAACGTGGCCTTTG gaCTTTTCCAAGGAATTAGAAGCTGTGTTAAGACTATTCATTTCCAAAACTCACACTACAGAGCCAAAGACTTTTGCTTGTGATTTAGGATCGCAGCCAAGGGAAACAGTTGCAGCCCAAAGTTAG
- the CDAN1 gene encoding codanin-1 isoform X4, which produces MCFTSTPVGNSQVQSGASSENLNDSQDMNLTSITGSLQEEREMLKKERSKLLHHTSSSISLSLDSGMPTKSNVGWNVYFQTENQSVASADVNKVTYRKQLEHLAELYSICIAENLVPNIFSELFFVLQLLTAKGTSFAEDRESNMGFMEQNADLIERQHFHSIHNCVYFAVQVLDYQFEIVSHLEKGTLKLLAENDRIASFSLGLHERLMAAYENTTAKVSLWLPSCVQSVSFQPETDNRSNFSSDKAFHIFKKQRDIFYELLREWEDNFEKTGWDFEKCLGDRIRIMMAHLSAACNYSHFARLFQKQLLQMCKGSVGGGTSWGDTPDQDVLNMLGPDNLNRLKRLQERFLVPQSIRGPCPPPSFPGCQQFFRDFILSAGSYRFNQHLVDSLCLQILELDSFALVEHETNDGEAMSEQDEKKHFASVLLSLRLLAKFVGFLVFLPYRTSEPATGDLLESAITLRNHAHPVLDIFKLLRQSIQKRCMVLTVPWVVEFLSLMDYIAPFLNYYEKIFSLLLQLYRYLLLSEDKKMCFLNKLLILAVLGWLFQVPTVPENLFFAGEVRSEELSLESVTTVQDLDSVPLVDQQLLYTCCPYLGELRKLLSSFVLGSGGKNGGYIRKITPTATEVLAPKPSLTQQKLQADLEQAFFHNQSPSLRRTVEFVAERIGSNCVKHIKATLVAELVKRAEVILQDAMKAEDGNHDKLLDAVCSQLYQEGAQALIQGKEFCRKKAPEAVKILLPEETSAAVLNCAANIAVGLTIEKACSWLSTNIAALIKREVKATFSRMLKVQMLSQASANEITLRKKDCPPNCHHQTAFPSQIISEIKDLLCVAIGPREENEEIQFADLESLLGRVSQTLQCRKFICPASEQQLAKCTIELASLLVSDRVPIQELNFTSPKMPEQQQSKYHLISSLLKSLLSIWKDNFQAPVPLHLMFSQKNITYLAGNKDHEWGLFLFMLHGLVEHGLMTSTEIEDGLHDLQKQTWPLDFSKELEAVLRLFISKTHTTEPKTFACDLGSQPRETVAAQS; this is translated from the exons atgtgCTTCACTTCTACACCTGTTGGCAACTCTCAAGTTCAGTCTGGAGCAAGTTCTGAGAACCTTAATGATTCTCAGGACATGAATTTAACTTCTATTACAGGAAGCCTtcaggaagaaagagagatgttGAAGAAAGAAAG ATCTAAATTATTGCATCACACGTCTTCCTCTATAAGTTTATCTCTGGATTCTGGCATGCCTACCAAATCTAATGTTGGTTGGAATGTATATTTCCAAACTGAAAACCAGTCGGTAGCCTCAGCTGATGTCAACAAAGTGACTTACAGAAAACAGCTGGAACACTTAGCTGAGCTTTATTCCATTTGCATAGCAG aaaacctCGTGCCAAATATCTTCTCAGAGCTTTTCTTTGTATTGCAGCTGCTAACAGCAAAGGGAACTTCCTTTGCAGAAGATAGGGAGAGTAACATGGGATTTATGGAACAGAACGCAG ATTTGATTGAGAGGCAGCACTTTCACAGTATACACAACTGTGTTTACTTTGCTGTGCAAGTTTTGGATTATCAGTTTGA AATTGTTTCTCATTTAGAGAAAGGGACGCTGAAGCTCCTGGCTGAGAATGACCGAATTGCATCTTTTTCCCTTGGTTTGCATGAGAGGCTAATGGCAGCCTATGAAAACACAACAGCAAAG GTTTCCCTCTGGTTGCCTTCATGTGTGCAGTCAGTTTCTTTTCAACCAGAAACTGACAATCGATCTAACTTTTCCAGTGATAAGGCATTTCATATATTCAAGAAACAAAG AGATATTTTCTATGAATTGCTGCGTGAATGGGAAGATAACTTCGAAAAAACAGGTTGGGATTTTGAAAAATGTCTAGGAGATAGGATCAG aATTATGATGGCACATCTTTCAGCAGCTTGTAACTATAGTCACTTTGCCCGGCTCTTTCAGAAACAGCTTCTTCAG ATGTGTAAAGGATCAGTTGGTGGAGGCACAAGTTGGGGAGACACTCCAGACCAGGATGTCCTTAACATGTTAGGTCCAGATAATCTGAACCGGCTGAAGAGGCTGCAAGAGAGATTTCTTGTTCCTCAGAGCATCAGAGGACCttgtcctcctccttctttcccaggATGCCAACAGTTTTTCAGGGACTTCATCCTCAGTGCAGGGAG CTACCGATTTAATCAACACCTGGTAGACAGTTTGTGCCTGCAGATACTTGAACTGGACAGCTTTGCCTTGGTGGAACATGAAACCAATGATGGAGAAGCAATGAGCGAACAG GATGAAAAGAAGCATTTTGCCAGCGTTCTTTTGAGCCTTCGACTCCTGGCTAAGTTTGTGGGATTCCTTGTCTTTCTGCCGTATCGCACATCAGAACCAGCAACTGGAGATCTCTTGGAGTCAGCAATCACATTAAGGAACCAT GCCCATCCTGTGCTGGATATTTTCAAGTTGTTAAGACAGTCCATTCAGAAACGATGTATGGTCCTGACTGTACCGTGGGTGGTTGAATTCCTTTCTCTCATGGATTATATTGCCCCATTTCTTAACTACTATGAGAAAATATTTTCTCTGCTGTTGCAGCTATACAG GTATCTGCTACTTTCTGAAGATAAAAAGATGTGCTTCCTGAATAAGCTACTGATCCTCGCAGTTTTGGGATGGCTTTTTCAA GTACCGACTGTTCCAGAAAACTTGTTCTTTGCTGGTGAAGTGAGATCGGAAGAATTGTCTTTGGAATCCGTGACCACAGTTCAGGATCTG GATTCTGTGCCTTTGGTTGATCAACAGTTGCTTTATACCTGTTGTCCTTACCTTG GTGAGTTGAGGAAATTATTGTCTTCTTTTGTGTTGGGAAGTGGAGGAAAAAATGGTGGCTATATAAGAAAAATAACCCCAACTGCTACAGAGGTCTTAGCTCCAAAGCCTTCCCTGACTCAGCAAAAACTTCAG GCAGATCTGGAACAAGCTTTCTTTCACAATCAGTCCCCATCTCTGCGGAGaacagtagaatttgtggcagaGAGAATTGGATCGAATTGTGTCAAGCATATCAA GGCAACCCTGGTAGCAGAGCTGGTGAAAAGAGCTGAAGTCATTTTGCAAGATGCTATGAAGGCAGAAGATGGCAATCACGACAAATTATTGGATGCAGTATGTTCGCAATTGTATCAAGAAGGAGCACAAGCTCTTATCCAAGGCAAAGA ATTTTGTAGGAAGAAGGCCCCTGAGGCTGTGAAAATCCTGCTGCCGGAAGAGACCTCTGCGGCT GTTTTGAACTGTGCAGCAAATATTGCAGTCGGACTGACTATCGAGAAGGCCTGCAGTTGGCTTTCTACAAATATTGCAG CCCTGATCAAAAGAGAAGTAAAAGCTACCTTTAGTCGCATGCTAAAAGTTCAGATGCTTTCCCAGGCCAGTGCCAATGAAATTACACTGAGGAAGAAGGACTGCCCTCCAAATTGCCACCATCAAACAGCATTCCCTTCTCAGATAATCAGTGAAATAAAG GATCTGCTCTGTGTTGCTATAGGCCcaagagaagaaaatgaagaaatccagtttgctgACTTGGAAAGCTTGTTGGGAAGGGTGAGCCAGACACTTCAATGCAGAAAG TTCATCTGCCCAGCATCAGAGCAACAGCTGGCTAAGTGCACCATTGAGCTGGCGTCACTGCTAG TTTCAGATCGTGTTCCAATCCAGGAGCTGAACTTTACATCTCCCAAAATGCCAGAACAGCAGCAATCGAAATACCACCTTATCTCCAGTCTCCTGAAATCTCTTCTGTCCATCTGGAAAGATAATTTTCAGGCACCTGTACCATTACACCTGATGTTCAGTCAAAAAAACATCACCTATCTTGCAGGCAATAAAGATCATGAG TGGGGCTTGTTTTTATTCATGCTTCATGGCCTTGTTGAGCACGGATTGATGACAAGTACAGAGATAGAGGACGGTTTGCATGACCTCCAGAAGCAAACGTGGCCTTTG gaCTTTTCCAAGGAATTAGAAGCTGTGTTAAGACTATTCATTTCCAAAACTCACACTACAGAGCCAAAGACTTTTGCTTGTGATTTAGGATCGCAGCCAAGGGAAACAGTTGCAGCCCAAAGTTAG